The following proteins come from a genomic window of Streptomyces sp. NBC_00539:
- a CDS encoding NAD(P)-binding domain-containing protein: protein MDDLVVVGAGPYGLSIAAHAAAAGLGVRVLGRPMASWRDHMPAGMYLKSEPWSSNLSAPAGRHTLADYCATRGLAAEHGSPLPIRTFSAYGLWFARHAGGPEVEEVTVTEVAPRGDGFVVRTAEGPPLLTRTVALAVGVMPFVNLPAALRDLPPGHCSHSSGHRDLTRFAGREVAVLGAGQAALETAALLAEAGARPCLVARRRRLDWNTVPQPLERPLTRALRDPHSGLGTGWRSWVWSELPWAVRRLPAATRERIAATALGPAGAWWLRDRFEQRVPVLLGHHLHRAVAVGERTRLGLTTAAGESVVLDVAHVIAATGFAPELRRLELLDAGLRAALATVGDGGTPELGPRFESSWPGLFFAGLLTAPSFGPSMRFVHGAGFTAGRLVKGVLERLGGRGALPGSPGGTGVDRAPAGYPKTYLR, encoded by the coding sequence ATGGACGATCTCGTGGTGGTCGGCGCGGGACCGTACGGGCTGTCGATCGCCGCGCACGCGGCGGCCGCCGGGCTCGGAGTACGGGTCCTGGGACGGCCCATGGCGTCGTGGCGGGACCACATGCCCGCGGGCATGTACCTCAAGTCGGAGCCCTGGTCCTCGAACCTGTCCGCGCCCGCGGGGCGGCACACCCTCGCGGACTACTGCGCCACCCGGGGGCTGGCCGCCGAGCACGGCAGCCCGCTGCCGATCCGCACGTTCAGCGCGTACGGGCTCTGGTTCGCCCGGCACGCCGGCGGTCCCGAGGTGGAGGAGGTCACCGTCACCGAGGTGGCCCCGCGCGGCGACGGCTTCGTGGTCAGGACCGCGGAGGGGCCGCCGCTGCTCACCCGTACGGTCGCGCTCGCCGTCGGGGTCATGCCGTTCGTGAACCTCCCCGCGGCACTGCGCGACCTGCCGCCCGGTCACTGCTCGCACAGCAGCGGCCACCGCGACCTCACCCGTTTCGCCGGCCGCGAGGTCGCCGTCCTCGGCGCCGGGCAGGCGGCCCTGGAGACCGCCGCGCTGCTGGCCGAGGCGGGGGCCCGGCCGTGCCTGGTGGCCCGGCGCCGGCGGCTGGACTGGAACACCGTCCCCCAGCCGCTGGAGCGGCCCCTGACCCGCGCCCTGCGCGACCCGCACAGCGGTCTGGGCACCGGCTGGCGCAGCTGGGTGTGGTCGGAGCTGCCCTGGGCGGTACGGCGGCTGCCCGCGGCCACCCGGGAGCGGATCGCCGCCACCGCGCTGGGGCCGGCCGGGGCGTGGTGGCTGAGGGACCGCTTCGAGCAGCGGGTCCCCGTACTGCTCGGGCACCACCTGCACCGGGCGGTCGCCGTCGGCGAGCGGACCCGGCTGGGGCTGACGACGGCGGCCGGGGAGTCCGTCGTCCTGGACGTCGCGCACGTCATCGCGGCCACCGGTTTCGCCCCGGAGCTGCGCCGGCTGGAGCTGCTGGACGCAGGGCTGCGGGCCGCGCTGGCGACCGTGGGCGACGGCGGCACGCCCGAGCTGGGCCCGCGTTTCGAGTCCTCGTGGCCCGGCCTGTTCTTCGCGGGGCTGCTGACCGCTCCCTCGTTCGGCCCTTCCATGCGATTCGTGCACGGCGCCGGCTTCACGGCGGGGAGACTGGTCAAGGGAGTCCTGGAGCGCCTCGGCGGCCGGGGCGCGCTGCCGGGCTCCCCCGGCGGGACCGGGGTCGACCGGGCGCCCGCGGGGTATCCCAAGACGTATCTGCGGTGA
- a CDS encoding DUF5949 family protein: MTSTQAEIDRSELGTLSVLAWIGDPSEGHDIPYLLAYTLGDGPKGKEAGEAAARGLLEEIGLPIGDVVMDGTRSPSTFAVKILLAGNQVALTLPGLNATCTAPDEWVTAAGESGQAYFLFATTAWPEAVPGRPVSPELLQAFAGDEAVLTSSAHCVITVQSLRQ; the protein is encoded by the coding sequence ATGACTTCAACCCAAGCCGAAATCGACCGGTCCGAACTCGGCACCCTCTCGGTGCTCGCCTGGATCGGCGACCCCTCCGAAGGCCACGACATCCCCTACCTCCTCGCCTACACCCTCGGCGACGGCCCGAAGGGCAAGGAGGCCGGTGAGGCGGCCGCCCGCGGGCTGCTGGAGGAGATCGGGCTGCCCATCGGCGACGTGGTCATGGACGGCACCCGCAGCCCCTCCACCTTCGCGGTGAAGATCCTGCTGGCGGGCAACCAGGTCGCGCTCACCCTGCCCGGCCTGAACGCCACCTGCACCGCCCCCGACGAGTGGGTGACGGCGGCCGGCGAGAGCGGGCAGGCGTACTTCCTCTTCGCCACCACCGCCTGGCCCGAGGCCGTCCCGGGCCGGCCGGTGAGCCCGGAGCTGCTCCAGGCGTTCGCGGGTGACGAGGCGGTGCTGACCAGCAGCGCCCACTGCGTCATCACGGTGCAGAGCCTGCGCCAGTAG
- a CDS encoding cytochrome P450, translating to MTVPAQRYADRPGQELADPAFWQLPPDDRLAAFARLRALDAPVFVPEGRGRGHWALVRHADVQEASRLPKVFASAPGVTTPEPARWVRALFGDSMVNLDGPDHAQLRKIVQRAFTPRLLAAAEADIHAVAARIVDDVLAHRPDEFVSAVASRLPLEVICNMMGIPERYRPEIADRVNHASENIGVERGLAARLRMPGRGLRALARMQRMVAGIGRERRRNPQDDLISALICANVDGQALGARQLGAFFSLLMVAGVETTRNAITHGLTLLTDFPDQRGLLLGDFETYADGAVDEMVRHSTPIIQFRRTVIAEHRLGGHLFRPGDKVVLYYASANRDEAVFPDPDAFDITRSPNPHLGFGGGGPHFCLGAHLARVEMKALFRELLTRPVGLRAAGLPDLAGSSFDNRVRSLRFSFDQP from the coding sequence ATGACAGTCCCGGCACAGCGGTACGCGGACCGGCCCGGGCAGGAGCTGGCCGATCCGGCCTTCTGGCAACTGCCCCCCGATGACCGCCTGGCCGCTTTCGCCCGGCTGCGGGCGCTGGACGCCCCGGTGTTCGTCCCCGAGGGCCGGGGGCGCGGCCACTGGGCGCTGGTACGGCACGCGGACGTGCAGGAGGCGAGCCGGCTGCCGAAGGTGTTCGCCAGCGCGCCCGGGGTCACCACCCCGGAACCGGCCCGCTGGGTGCGGGCACTGTTCGGGGACTCCATGGTCAATCTGGACGGGCCGGACCACGCGCAGCTGCGGAAGATCGTGCAGCGCGCCTTCACGCCCCGGCTGCTGGCCGCGGCCGAGGCGGACATCCACGCGGTGGCGGCCCGGATCGTGGACGACGTACTGGCGCACCGGCCCGACGAGTTCGTCTCGGCCGTGGCTTCCCGGCTGCCCCTGGAGGTCATCTGCAACATGATGGGCATCCCGGAGCGCTACCGGCCGGAGATCGCCGACCGGGTCAACCACGCCTCCGAGAACATCGGGGTCGAGCGCGGCCTGGCGGCCCGGCTGCGGATGCCCGGCCGGGGGCTGCGGGCGCTGGCCCGGATGCAGCGGATGGTCGCGGGCATCGGGCGCGAGCGGCGCAGGAACCCTCAGGACGACCTGATCTCCGCGCTGATCTGCGCGAACGTGGACGGCCAGGCGCTCGGGGCGCGGCAGCTGGGCGCGTTCTTCTCGCTGTTGATGGTGGCGGGGGTGGAGACCACCCGCAACGCCATCACGCACGGCCTGACCCTGCTCACCGACTTCCCCGACCAACGCGGCCTGCTGCTCGGCGACTTCGAGACGTACGCCGACGGGGCGGTGGACGAGATGGTCCGCCACTCGACGCCGATCATCCAGTTCCGCCGGACGGTGATCGCCGAACACCGGCTGGGCGGCCACCTGTTCCGGCCGGGCGACAAGGTGGTGCTGTACTACGCCTCCGCCAACCGTGACGAGGCCGTCTTCCCCGACCCGGACGCCTTCGACATCACCCGCTCGCCCAACCCGCACCTGGGGTTCGGGGGCGGCGGCCCGCACTTCTGCCTGGGCGCGCATCTGGCCCGGGTGGAGATGAAAGCGCTGTTCCGGGAGCTCCTGACCCGGCCGGTGGGGCTGCGGGCGGCGGGCCTGCCCGATCTGGCGGGCTCCAGCTTCGACAACCGGGTCCGCTCGCTCCGGTTCTCCTTCGACCAGCCCTGA
- a CDS encoding glycoside hydrolase family 26 protein, with protein MRRPHRRLASTCIGTVTAGLLASGAALAAPEPQPPSGSGSGADIAMGAYLDFGPPGVARIPYLSRWLGGKEIRVGHTYLPGDRWAGIEGSVDFLEDWAEWRQARDDRMFVLNVPMQARNEDRVSDWQVARLIAAGARGEYDGHFRKLAERLVDLGVPDTVIVLGWEMNGATYTHRCGPDPDRWKAYWRRVVNTMRSVPGQKFKFDFAPNRGSDAIGWTRCYPGDDVVDVIGMDSYDQGPGRTFDEQISQSYGLQQHVDFAKAHGKPISYPEWGLFRRGDNPEYVRRMLKWIEQHKPLYHTITDYCPHGVWQCKANPRSAQAFRTALTPRKPDPVTPTPVVPTPPVVPTPPVVPTPPVVPTPPVVPTPPAVPTPPVVPSPSLPAPVASEPVAPSPQVPSPKPTPTPTPTPTPTPTPASPTPEAPVSESPVPLPSTPDPAPASPSVPPVDPVVPDPVPVPVPVPSPTPEPTPTPTPTPTPAPSVVPSPLVPVAPHLPVVPPKPKPPGTNSTQWCVPINFGEWLSKLVGNQAVCIKIDWSKGSLWPF; from the coding sequence ATGCGCAGACCACACCGCCGACTGGCGAGCACCTGCATCGGTACGGTCACGGCCGGACTCCTCGCATCCGGCGCGGCTCTGGCGGCGCCGGAACCGCAGCCGCCGTCCGGCTCCGGTTCCGGCGCCGACATCGCCATGGGCGCCTACCTCGACTTCGGGCCGCCCGGTGTCGCGCGGATCCCGTACCTGTCGCGCTGGCTGGGCGGCAAGGAGATCCGGGTCGGGCACACCTATCTGCCCGGCGACCGGTGGGCCGGGATCGAGGGCTCCGTGGACTTCCTGGAGGACTGGGCCGAGTGGCGCCAGGCCCGCGACGACCGGATGTTCGTGCTCAACGTGCCCATGCAGGCCCGCAACGAGGACCGGGTGTCGGACTGGCAGGTGGCCCGGCTGATCGCCGCCGGTGCGCGGGGCGAGTACGACGGCCACTTCCGCAAGCTCGCCGAGAGGCTGGTGGACCTGGGCGTGCCGGACACCGTCATCGTGCTCGGGTGGGAGATGAACGGGGCCACGTACACCCACCGCTGCGGTCCCGACCCGGACAGGTGGAAGGCGTACTGGAGGCGCGTGGTCAACACGATGCGCTCCGTGCCCGGACAGAAGTTCAAGTTCGATTTCGCCCCGAACCGGGGTTCGGACGCGATCGGCTGGACCCGGTGCTACCCGGGTGACGACGTGGTCGACGTCATCGGGATGGATTCGTACGACCAGGGCCCCGGCCGGACGTTCGACGAGCAGATCAGCCAGTCGTACGGGCTCCAGCAGCACGTCGACTTCGCGAAAGCACACGGCAAGCCGATCTCGTACCCGGAGTGGGGGCTGTTCCGGCGCGGGGACAATCCCGAGTACGTACGGCGCATGCTCAAGTGGATCGAGCAGCACAAGCCGCTCTACCACACCATCACGGACTACTGCCCGCACGGCGTGTGGCAGTGCAAGGCGAACCCGCGGTCGGCCCAGGCGTTCCGTACCGCGCTGACCCCGCGCAAGCCGGACCCGGTCACCCCGACGCCCGTCGTCCCGACGCCGCCCGTGGTCCCGACGCCGCCGGTGGTCCCGACCCCACCGGTCGTCCCGACGCCACCGGTCGTCCCGACGCCGCCCGCGGTCCCGACGCCGCCGGTCGTGCCCAGCCCCAGCCTGCCGGCACCCGTCGCGTCCGAACCGGTGGCGCCGAGCCCACAGGTCCCGTCGCCGAAGCCCACTCCGACTCCCACGCCCACACCCACTCCCACGCCCACACCCGCCTCCCCCACTCCCGAGGCGCCGGTGTCCGAGAGCCCGGTCCCGCTGCCGAGCACACCGGATCCGGCCCCGGCGAGCCCCTCGGTCCCGCCGGTCGACCCCGTCGTCCCCGACCCGGTGCCCGTCCCGGTCCCCGTGCCGTCGCCCACACCCGAGCCCACGCCGACACCCACGCCGACACCCACGCCCGCCCCCTCCGTCGTGCCGAGTCCGCTGGTGCCCGTCGCGCCCCACCTCCCCGTGGTGCCGCCCAAGCCGAAGCCGCCCGGCACGAACAGCACCCAGTGGTGCGTGCCGATCAACTTCGGCGAGTGGCTGTCCAAGCTCGTCGGCAACCAGGCCGTCTGCATCAAGATCGACTGGAGCAAGGGCTCGCTCTGGCCGTTCTAG
- a CDS encoding SpoIIE family protein phosphatase, which yields MGSFDWNLGTGVLVLDDAGLTVFDLERAEFHDTPEGLGLRIPADDSARLADTVQGVLDSGEETYGAYFTVRRRDGRDQWTHTQGRVLRDAGGRPVRIIGIVRDATAELAQLTALRKLETARAHQATIVQRTTEALSRAVTVDDVTASLTGAGALERLGADGLALGLVENDAIKIIALSGESLEILSERQFTRLDGSLPLSHAVVTREARFVTSLTDLAAEFPLLADYLARIPYDAAAYLPLIAQAKAIGGLVLFYRRRSEFSPEERNLCLGLAGIVAQSLQRALLFDQEREFATGLQAAMLPRRIPGISGGEIAVRYHSAWSGREVGGDWYDVIALPRDRVGIVVGDVQGHDTHAAAIMGQLRIALRAYAGEGHPPSTVLARASRFLAELDTERFATCMYAQVDLETGGVRAVRAGHLGPLIRHTDGRTGWPNVRGGLPLGLASVFEQEEFPETRLDLVPGETLVLCTDGLVEEPGTAITQGMEALAHAVRSGPEDAGALADHLSDRLWERWGSGDDVALLVLRRAPDPGTHRAPRIHQYIHQADPEGLSEARYALRQALRDWGMPELADDVELAAGELLVNALLHTDGGAVLTMEVLPEPVRRIRLWVKDRSSVWPRRRTPGESATTGRGLLLVDALASHWGVESRGEGKAVWCEFEATGVPHGGK from the coding sequence ATGGGCAGCTTCGACTGGAACCTGGGCACCGGGGTGCTGGTGCTGGACGACGCCGGCCTGACCGTCTTCGACCTGGAGCGGGCGGAGTTCCACGACACCCCGGAAGGCCTCGGGCTGCGGATCCCGGCCGATGACAGCGCGCGCCTCGCGGACACCGTGCAGGGCGTCCTGGACAGCGGGGAGGAGACGTACGGCGCGTACTTCACGGTGCGCCGGCGCGACGGCCGCGACCAGTGGACGCACACGCAGGGCCGGGTGCTGCGCGATGCGGGCGGCAGGCCCGTACGGATCATCGGGATCGTCCGGGACGCGACGGCCGAACTCGCCCAGCTGACCGCCCTGCGGAAACTGGAGACGGCCCGCGCCCACCAGGCGACCATCGTGCAGCGCACCACGGAGGCCCTGTCCCGGGCGGTGACCGTGGACGACGTGACGGCCAGCCTGACCGGCGCGGGCGCGCTGGAGCGGCTCGGCGCGGACGGGCTGGCGCTGGGGCTGGTCGAGAACGACGCCATCAAGATCATCGCGTTGAGCGGGGAGAGCCTGGAGATCCTCAGCGAGCGGCAGTTCACCCGGCTGGACGGTTCGCTGCCGCTCTCGCACGCGGTGGTCACCCGGGAGGCGCGCTTCGTCACCTCGCTCACCGACCTCGCGGCCGAGTTCCCGCTGCTCGCGGACTACCTCGCCCGGATCCCGTACGACGCGGCCGCCTACCTCCCGCTGATCGCGCAGGCCAAGGCGATCGGCGGGCTGGTGCTGTTCTACCGGCGGCGCAGCGAGTTCAGCCCCGAGGAACGCAACCTGTGCCTGGGCCTGGCCGGCATCGTGGCCCAGTCGCTCCAGCGGGCCCTGCTCTTCGACCAGGAGCGGGAGTTCGCCACCGGCCTCCAGGCCGCGATGCTGCCCCGCCGCATCCCCGGGATCAGCGGCGGGGAGATCGCCGTGCGCTACCACTCGGCCTGGAGCGGGCGCGAGGTCGGCGGGGACTGGTACGACGTGATCGCGCTGCCCCGCGACCGGGTCGGCATCGTGGTGGGCGACGTACAGGGCCACGACACGCACGCGGCGGCCATCATGGGCCAGCTGAGGATCGCGCTGCGGGCCTACGCGGGCGAGGGGCACCCCCCGTCCACGGTGCTCGCCAGGGCCTCGCGCTTCCTCGCCGAGCTCGACACCGAACGCTTCGCGACCTGCATGTACGCGCAGGTGGACCTGGAGACGGGAGGCGTACGGGCGGTCCGCGCGGGCCACCTCGGACCGCTGATCCGGCACACCGACGGCCGAACCGGCTGGCCCAACGTGCGCGGCGGCCTGCCGCTCGGACTGGCTTCGGTGTTCGAGCAGGAGGAGTTCCCCGAGACCCGCCTCGACCTGGTGCCCGGAGAGACGCTCGTGCTGTGCACCGACGGGCTCGTGGAGGAACCCGGGACCGCCATCACGCAGGGCATGGAGGCGCTCGCCCACGCGGTGCGCAGCGGCCCCGAGGACGCCGGTGCCCTCGCCGACCACCTCTCGGACCGGCTCTGGGAGCGCTGGGGCTCCGGGGACGACGTGGCCCTGCTGGTGCTGCGCCGGGCCCCCGACCCGGGCACGCACCGCGCTCCCCGGATCCACCAGTACATCCACCAGGCCGACCCGGAAGGCCTCTCGGAGGCCCGCTACGCCCTGCGGCAGGCGCTGCGCGACTGGGGCATGCCGGAGCTCGCCGACGACGTGGAGCTGGCGGCCGGGGAGCTGCTGGTCAACGCCCTGCTGCACACCGACGGCGGGGCCGTGCTGACGATGGAGGTGCTGCCCGAGCCGGTCCGGCGGATCCGGCTGTGGGTCAAGGACCGCTCCAGCGTGTGGCCGCGCCGGCGCACCCCGGGGGAGTCGGCGACCACCGGGCGCGGGCTGCTGCTGGTGGACGCGCTGGCCTCGCACTGGGGGGTGGAGTCCCGGGGCGAGGGGAAGGCCGTCTGGTGCGAGTTCGAGGCGACGGGCGTGCCCCACGGCGGAAAGTGA
- the mscL gene encoding large conductance mechanosensitive channel protein MscL — protein MSKKNESVLAGFKAFLMRGNVVDLAVAVVIGAAFTNIVNSVVKGIISPLVGAFGTKNLDVYSSCLKAPCGVDAKGDPTGVNIMWGSVLNATLTFLITAAVVYFLMVLPMAKYLARMEERRKAREGVQETMEITELEVLKEIRDNLVAQRTGSGQAGGPGVQAAQGPGYGQGPGYGQAPGYGQGPGYGQAPGYGQGRDGSV, from the coding sequence GTGAGCAAGAAGAACGAGAGCGTCCTGGCGGGCTTCAAGGCCTTCCTGATGCGCGGCAACGTCGTCGACCTGGCGGTGGCCGTGGTCATCGGCGCCGCGTTCACCAACATCGTGAACTCCGTGGTGAAGGGGATCATCAGTCCGCTGGTGGGCGCCTTCGGCACGAAGAACCTGGACGTCTACTCGTCCTGCCTGAAGGCCCCGTGCGGCGTCGACGCGAAGGGGGACCCCACCGGCGTGAACATCATGTGGGGCTCGGTGCTGAACGCCACGCTGACCTTCCTGATCACCGCGGCGGTCGTCTACTTCCTGATGGTGCTGCCGATGGCGAAGTACCTGGCCAGGATGGAGGAGAGGCGCAAGGCCCGGGAAGGCGTGCAGGAGACCATGGAGATCACCGAGCTGGAGGTCCTCAAGGAGATCCGCGACAACCTCGTCGCCCAGCGCACCGGCTCCGGCCAGGCCGGCGGCCCCGGGGTCCAGGCGGCGCAGGGACCGGGTTACGGACAGGGGCCCGGTTACGGCCAGGCGCCGGGTTACGGACAGGGACCGGGCTACGGCCAGGCACCCGGTTACGGCCAGGGGCGCGACGGCTCCGTCTGA
- a CDS encoding DUF6299 family protein produces the protein MALSAFSALAAAAVCATPATATSYDNSISVRPYAHITPEGTITLSGTYVCNDPSPAGAVQLMTVVVQDSVRLGGNADEEPVCDGAEHSWHSHARLAWTPGLHAGEAGVEARLQRVNRAGGIMPKSVDTLAEDVHGAEVVDHR, from the coding sequence ATGGCTCTGTCCGCGTTCTCCGCACTGGCCGCCGCAGCGGTATGCGCCACCCCGGCCACCGCCACCTCTTACGACAATTCGATTTCCGTACGCCCGTACGCCCACATCACGCCGGAGGGCACGATCACCCTTTCCGGGACGTACGTCTGCAACGACCCCTCACCCGCGGGGGCGGTGCAGCTGATGACCGTGGTCGTCCAGGACTCGGTCCGCCTCGGCGGCAACGCGGACGAGGAGCCCGTCTGCGACGGCGCGGAGCACAGCTGGCACAGCCACGCCAGGCTCGCCTGGACCCCCGGCCTGCACGCCGGTGAGGCGGGCGTCGAGGCGCGGCTCCAGCGGGTCAACCGGGCCGGCGGCATCATGCCGAAGTCGGTCGACACCCTGGCGGAGGACGTCCACGGCGCCGAGGTGGTCGACCACCGGTGA
- a CDS encoding carboxylate--amine ligase, whose protein sequence is MHAFANHVPAVLLRLDRNPFHHGTLGAVRSLGRRGVEVHAVVEAGGGPMGRSRYLRAAHPGPEGGLDPQAPEALLECLVGVSERIGRPAVLVAMDDLSAIAVSRMAPMLTGRYRIPHQPDGLPARVADKAELSRLCARWDIPHPETVIPASATEAAEAAWRLGLPVVAKWSRPWLLPSGAGLRSTTLLHCAAEARRLYERSAEAGSRLLLQRFLPAGTDTDWFFHGAFGRDGHPLLVGSGRKELSWPVRTGLTAVGRWLPDPAVEEAGLRLAERLGYQGILDLDFRRDERGCFRLVDFNPRPGAQFRLFTDASGLDVVQAMYMDLTGQRVPQPSGGPGRVFLAENYALLAAVRGRRLPFGPRAGRGTATAGPVAPRSGRVEAAWFAADDLAPFLAMLAAFLGRGAEKGARVLRGVPARGRRTARMVVRAPRQRGRQQPPAASGGSSPRSAAPPEAPAEPDELVTR, encoded by the coding sequence ATGCACGCGTTCGCCAACCATGTGCCCGCCGTACTGCTCAGACTCGATCGCAATCCGTTCCACCACGGAACCCTCGGCGCCGTCAGATCCCTTGGCCGCAGGGGCGTGGAGGTCCATGCCGTCGTCGAGGCCGGGGGAGGTCCCATGGGACGTTCGCGGTACCTGCGCGCCGCGCATCCGGGGCCCGAGGGAGGGCTGGATCCGCAGGCACCGGAGGCGTTGCTGGAGTGCCTCGTCGGGGTGTCCGAGCGGATCGGGCGGCCGGCGGTGCTGGTCGCGATGGACGACCTGAGCGCCATCGCCGTGTCGCGGATGGCGCCGATGCTGACCGGGCGTTACCGGATCCCCCATCAGCCCGACGGCCTGCCCGCCCGGGTGGCCGACAAGGCGGAGCTGTCCCGGCTGTGCGCGCGCTGGGACATCCCGCACCCGGAGACGGTGATCCCGGCGAGCGCGACCGAGGCCGCGGAGGCCGCGTGGCGGCTGGGCCTGCCGGTGGTGGCGAAGTGGAGCCGGCCGTGGCTGCTGCCCTCGGGCGCCGGGCTGCGGAGCACCACGCTGCTGCACTGCGCCGCCGAGGCGCGTCGGCTGTACGAGCGCTCGGCGGAGGCGGGGAGCCGGCTGCTGCTCCAGCGGTTCCTGCCGGCCGGTACGGACACGGACTGGTTCTTCCACGGCGCCTTCGGCCGGGACGGCCACCCGCTGCTGGTCGGCTCGGGCCGCAAGGAGCTGTCCTGGCCGGTGCGGACGGGGCTGACGGCGGTGGGGCGGTGGCTGCCGGACCCGGCGGTGGAGGAGGCGGGGCTGCGGCTCGCCGAACGGCTCGGCTACCAGGGCATCTTGGACCTCGACTTCCGCCGCGACGAGCGGGGCTGCTTCCGGCTGGTGGACTTCAACCCGCGTCCCGGAGCGCAGTTCCGGCTGTTCACCGACGCGAGCGGGCTGGACGTGGTGCAGGCGATGTACATGGATCTGACGGGGCAACGGGTACCGCAGCCGTCGGGCGGTCCCGGCCGGGTGTTCCTCGCGGAGAACTACGCGCTGCTGGCGGCCGTACGGGGCCGTCGCCTGCCGTTCGGCCCGCGCGCCGGCCGGGGCACGGCGACGGCCGGCCCGGTCGCGCCGCGGTCCGGCCGGGTGGAGGCGGCCTGGTTCGCCGCCGACGACCTGGCGCCGTTCCTGGCGATGCTGGCCGCGTTCCTCGGGCGGGGCGCGGAGAAGGGCGCACGGGTGCTGCGCGGGGTTCCCGCGCGGGGCCGGCGCACCGCCCGGATGGTGGTCCGCGCGCCCCGCCAGCGGGGTCGGCAGCAGCCTCCGGCCGCCTCGGGCGGCTCGTCGCCCCGCAGCGCCGCGCCGCCGGAGGCGCCGGCGGAACCGGACGAGCTGGTGACGCGGTGA
- a CDS encoding low temperature requirement protein A yields MLYVRMTARRPDEAHRTATPLELFFDLCFVVAVAQAGARLVHALAEGHFGAGITGYLFVFFGVFWAWLNFSWFASAYDCDDIPYRVATLVQIAGVLIYAAGVPRAFDAQDWTVAVFGYVVMRIALTAQWLRAAAGESGPARRSALMYAAGLVVCQAGWIALLAAPAGARRWLFLVLVAAELSVPLIAERRHQTAWHPHHIVERYGLFTLIVLGETVSASTVAVQSALDEQEALGVLLPIAAGGLLIVFSAWWIYFAVPAHERLSGNRQAIPWGYGHYVILGAAAAVGAGMEVAVEQAVGKAHISQLAANLTVTVPTALYLVAVWFLHARHFKRTTAQQLLLPLSALAILACSWSGEDAVLWAGLVMGASVAVGVTLTERTRSGA; encoded by the coding sequence ATGTTGTACGTACGAATGACCGCCCGGCGCCCGGACGAGGCGCACCGGACCGCGACGCCGCTGGAGCTGTTCTTCGACCTCTGCTTCGTCGTCGCGGTCGCCCAGGCCGGGGCACGGCTGGTCCACGCCTTGGCCGAGGGGCACTTCGGCGCCGGCATCACCGGCTACCTCTTCGTCTTCTTCGGGGTGTTCTGGGCCTGGCTCAACTTCTCCTGGTTCGCCTCCGCCTACGACTGCGACGACATCCCGTACCGGGTGGCGACCCTGGTCCAGATCGCCGGCGTGCTGATCTACGCGGCCGGGGTGCCGCGGGCCTTCGACGCCCAGGACTGGACCGTGGCGGTCTTCGGCTACGTGGTGATGCGCATCGCGCTGACCGCGCAGTGGTTGCGCGCCGCCGCGGGCGAGAGCGGACCGGCCCGGCGCTCGGCACTGATGTACGCCGCCGGTCTGGTGGTGTGCCAGGCGGGTTGGATCGCCCTGCTCGCGGCTCCCGCGGGCGCACGGCGCTGGCTGTTCCTGGTGCTGGTGGCCGCCGAGCTCTCCGTCCCGTTGATCGCCGAGAGGCGTCACCAGACGGCCTGGCACCCGCACCACATCGTGGAGCGGTACGGCCTGTTCACGCTGATCGTCCTCGGCGAGACGGTGTCGGCGAGCACCGTCGCCGTACAGTCCGCCCTCGACGAGCAGGAGGCTCTGGGCGTGCTGCTGCCGATCGCGGCCGGCGGCCTGCTGATCGTCTTCTCCGCCTGGTGGATCTACTTCGCGGTTCCCGCCCACGAGCGGCTGTCCGGCAACCGCCAGGCGATCCCCTGGGGTTACGGGCACTACGTGATCCTCGGTGCGGCGGCGGCCGTCGGCGCCGGGATGGAAGTGGCGGTCGAGCAGGCGGTGGGCAAGGCCCACATCTCGCAGCTGGCGGCGAATCTGACGGTCACCGTACCCACCGCCCTGTATCTGGTCGCCGTCTGGTTCCTGCACGCCCGCCACTTCAAGCGCACGACGGCCCAGCAACTGCTGCTGCCGCTCTCCGCGCTGGCGATCCTGGCCTGCTCCTGGAGCGGGGAGGACGCGGTGCTGTGGGCCGGCCTGGTCATGGGGGCCTCGGTGGCGGTGGGCGTGACCTTGACCGAGCGGACGCGTTCTGGTGCGTGA